Proteins from a genomic interval of Streptomyces fodineus:
- a CDS encoding VOC family protein, giving the protein MIIRWTYAFADRPAERLPEARAFWTAVTGTHASEPRGEQGEFMTLLPPQAAGTDACVKLQGVTEGDGGAHLDLCTEDVRKLTGTARELGAEPVADHGDWAVLRSPAGQLFCAVPWHGESVRPPVVAGSRLDQVCLDIPPSAYAAESAFWAGLTGWQRLTGSRPEFEVLKPPAGLPVRILLQRLDAERPASAHLDLACADIATVRARHEKHGAVPLSSGPHWTVMRDPAGGIYCLTGRDPHTGGLPDATERTTVA; this is encoded by the coding sequence GTGATCATTCGCTGGACGTACGCCTTCGCCGACCGGCCCGCCGAGCGGCTGCCCGAGGCCCGCGCCTTCTGGACGGCCGTCACCGGCACACATGCGTCCGAACCCCGCGGTGAGCAGGGCGAGTTCATGACCCTGCTGCCCCCGCAGGCCGCCGGGACGGACGCGTGCGTGAAGCTCCAGGGCGTCACCGAGGGCGACGGTGGCGCCCACCTCGACCTGTGCACCGAGGACGTACGGAAGCTGACCGGGACGGCGAGGGAACTCGGCGCGGAACCGGTGGCGGACCACGGCGACTGGGCCGTACTGCGATCACCGGCGGGGCAGTTGTTCTGTGCCGTGCCCTGGCACGGGGAGTCGGTACGGCCGCCGGTGGTGGCGGGCAGCCGGCTGGACCAGGTGTGCCTCGACATCCCGCCGTCCGCGTACGCCGCCGAGTCCGCCTTCTGGGCCGGGCTCACCGGCTGGCAGCGGCTCACGGGTTCACGGCCGGAGTTCGAGGTCCTGAAGCCGCCGGCGGGACTACCCGTCCGGATCCTGCTCCAGCGTCTCGACGCCGAGCGCCCCGCCTCCGCCCATCTCGACCTGGCCTGCGCGGACATCGCCACCGTACGCGCCCGGCACGAGAAGCACGGCGCCGTCCCGCTGAGCTCGGGCCCGCACTGGACGGTCATGCGCGACCCGGCGGGCGGCATCTACTGCCTGACCGGCCGAGACCCGCACACCGGCGGCCTGCCGGACGCCACTGAGCGAACCACCGTCGCGTAG
- a CDS encoding carbohydrate ABC transporter permease: MTDIETPPGPAVAESHRPSRTQVKGRRPRPRARATAGTGRMAALLVSPTLLVLTVVVLYPTLMALRESLYGPKGLDPKTGFIRSTEPFVGLRNYADIFGAAGDRFWNAFWNTTFFTVVTVGLETVIGVAMALIMHRAFSGRALVRASILVPWAVPTAISGLLWRWIFNSDGIANALIGHQILWTTEGFHAKVAVIVAEVWKTAPFIGLLVLAGLQVIPKEVYEAARIDGARALRQFWHITLPLVKPALLVAVLFRCMDALRMFDLPYILIGAQKNSVETLSMLAQNEASNVRFGPASAYAVLLFLYVFLIALAFVRLLGADLVGDTGGGRGRTGRFVFARRAEVTA; the protein is encoded by the coding sequence ATGACCGACATCGAGACACCCCCCGGACCCGCCGTGGCAGAGTCCCACCGCCCGTCCCGTACCCAGGTGAAGGGCCGGCGGCCCCGGCCCCGGGCCCGCGCCACGGCCGGCACCGGCCGGATGGCGGCCCTGCTGGTGTCCCCGACGCTCCTGGTGCTGACGGTCGTCGTGCTCTACCCGACGCTGATGGCACTGCGGGAGTCGCTGTACGGGCCGAAGGGGCTGGACCCGAAGACCGGCTTCATCCGCAGCACCGAGCCGTTCGTCGGGCTGAGGAACTACGCCGACATCTTCGGCGCGGCCGGCGACCGGTTCTGGAACGCCTTCTGGAACACCACCTTCTTCACCGTCGTCACCGTCGGTCTGGAAACGGTGATCGGCGTGGCCATGGCCCTGATCATGCACCGGGCGTTCAGCGGCCGGGCCCTGGTCCGGGCGAGCATCCTCGTCCCCTGGGCGGTGCCCACGGCCATCTCCGGCCTGCTGTGGCGGTGGATCTTCAACAGCGACGGCATCGCCAACGCCCTGATCGGCCACCAGATCCTGTGGACCACCGAGGGCTTCCACGCCAAGGTCGCGGTCATCGTCGCCGAGGTGTGGAAGACCGCCCCGTTCATCGGGCTGCTGGTCCTGGCCGGGCTGCAGGTGATCCCGAAGGAGGTCTACGAGGCGGCCCGCATCGACGGTGCCAGGGCGCTGCGTCAGTTCTGGCACATCACGCTGCCGCTGGTGAAGCCCGCGCTGCTGGTGGCGGTGCTGTTCCGCTGCATGGACGCGCTGCGGATGTTCGACCTGCCCTACATCCTGATCGGCGCGCAGAAGAACTCGGTGGAAACCCTGTCCATGCTGGCGCAGAACGAGGCGTCCAACGTCCGCTTCGGCCCGGCCTCCGCCTACGCGGTCCTGCTCTTCCTGTACGTCTTCCTCATCGCGCTCGCCTTCGTACGGCTGCTGGGCGCCGATCTCGTCGGCGACACCGGCGGCGGCCGTGGCAGGACGGGCCGGTTCGTGTTCGCACGCCGTGCGGAGGTGACGGCATGA
- a CDS encoding dihydrofolate reductase family protein: MRKLTYFIACSLDGFIGDEQGDASEMMLRFMDEEYLHFLKTEFPETLPSHVRPQLGFDALPNVRFDTVIQGRASYDLALKEGVTSPYAHLREYVASRSLATSPDPNVEIIADDLVGRVRALKAEEGGLDIYLCGGSRLAGELLDEIDELVIKSYPLVYGTGMPMFGTGLDIKEFTLDGVRSFTNGALVRTYTRKR; the protein is encoded by the coding sequence TTGCGCAAGCTCACCTACTTCATCGCCTGCTCGCTCGACGGATTCATCGGCGACGAACAGGGCGATGCCTCGGAGATGATGCTCCGCTTCATGGACGAGGAGTACCTCCACTTCCTCAAGACGGAGTTCCCGGAGACCCTGCCCAGCCACGTCCGCCCGCAGCTGGGGTTCGACGCTCTGCCGAACGTGCGCTTCGACACCGTCATCCAGGGCCGGGCCAGCTACGACCTGGCGCTCAAGGAGGGCGTCACCAGCCCCTACGCCCATCTGCGCGAGTACGTCGCCTCCCGCAGCCTCGCCACGTCCCCGGACCCGAACGTCGAGATCATCGCCGACGACCTGGTCGGCAGGGTCCGCGCACTGAAGGCGGAGGAGGGCGGCCTGGACATCTATCTGTGCGGCGGCTCCCGCCTCGCCGGAGAGCTGCTCGACGAGATCGACGAACTCGTCATCAAGAGCTATCCGCTCGTCTACGGCACGGGCATGCCGATGTTCGGCACCGGCCTGGACATCAAGGAGTTCACCCTCGACGGGGTGCGCAGCTTCACCAACGGCGCGCTCGTACGGACGTACACGAGGAAGCGCTGA
- a CDS encoding ABC transporter substrate-binding protein, with amino-acid sequence MKTTTARALRCSAALAACGLLLAACGSSDDGGSAGQSGTTSFTGRGPIAFVAGKDTTGAVQPVLDQWNRLHPKEKVTFIQLPTDADAQRQQMIQNAETKSDAYTVLSLDAVWTSEFAAHQWIDKLPERQFPLGKMLKPVVETAKYRGGLYAAPASSDGGMLYYRTDLLKQAGVGKAPATWAELTADCAKVKKLPAAKDMSCYAGQFQKYEGLTVNFSEAVNSAGGVVTDANGKPDVDTPEAKKGLDFLAGSFRDGTIPKEAITYQEEDGRQAFQAGKLVFLRNWPYMYALAGKSKVAGKYAVAPLPGLTGPGASSLGGHNLALSSFAKNKATALDFMKFYSGEVTAKTFLEKASLAPPYAALYDDPSLTGQYPYLPVLKQSILHAVPRPRVVQYGDVTSAIQQEAYAALTGTKSSAQALKDLQRELLKSTAQ; translated from the coding sequence GTGAAGACCACAACCGCCAGAGCCCTTCGATGTTCCGCCGCGCTCGCCGCCTGCGGACTCCTGCTCGCCGCCTGCGGCTCGTCCGACGACGGCGGCTCCGCGGGGCAGTCCGGGACCACGTCGTTCACCGGCCGCGGCCCCATCGCCTTCGTGGCCGGAAAGGACACCACCGGAGCCGTCCAGCCGGTCCTCGACCAGTGGAACAGGCTGCACCCGAAGGAGAAGGTCACCTTCATCCAGCTGCCCACGGACGCGGACGCCCAGCGCCAGCAGATGATCCAGAACGCGGAGACGAAGTCCGACGCCTACACGGTGCTCTCCCTGGACGCCGTGTGGACGTCGGAGTTCGCCGCGCACCAGTGGATCGACAAGCTGCCCGAACGGCAGTTCCCGCTGGGGAAGATGCTGAAGCCGGTGGTGGAGACGGCGAAGTACCGCGGCGGCCTGTACGCGGCCCCGGCCAGCTCGGACGGCGGGATGCTGTACTACCGCACCGACCTGCTGAAGCAGGCCGGAGTCGGCAAGGCCCCCGCGACCTGGGCCGAGTTGACGGCCGACTGCGCCAAGGTGAAGAAGCTGCCCGCGGCCAAGGACATGTCCTGCTACGCCGGGCAGTTCCAGAAGTACGAGGGCCTGACGGTGAACTTCTCCGAGGCCGTGAACTCCGCGGGCGGTGTCGTCACCGACGCGAACGGCAAGCCCGATGTGGACACCCCCGAGGCGAAGAAGGGACTGGACTTCCTCGCCGGCTCCTTCCGGGACGGGACGATCCCCAAGGAGGCCATCACCTACCAGGAGGAGGACGGCCGCCAGGCGTTCCAGGCCGGCAAGCTGGTCTTCCTGCGGAACTGGCCGTACATGTACGCGCTCGCGGGCAAGAGCAAGGTGGCCGGCAAGTACGCCGTCGCGCCGCTGCCCGGCCTGACCGGACCCGGCGCCTCCAGCCTCGGCGGCCACAACCTGGCCCTGTCGTCCTTCGCCAAGAACAAGGCCACGGCCCTGGACTTCATGAAGTTCTACAGCGGTGAGGTCACCGCGAAGACCTTCCTGGAGAAGGCCTCCCTGGCCCCGCCGTACGCGGCCCTGTACGACGACCCGTCCCTGACCGGGCAGTATCCGTACCTCCCGGTCCTCAAGCAGTCGATCCTGCACGCCGTGCCGCGCCCGCGCGTCGTCCAGTACGGCGATGTGACCTCGGCGATCCAGCAGGAGGCGTACGCCGCGCTGACCGGCACCAAGAGCAGCGCACAGGCGCTGAAGGACCTGCAGCGGGAGCTGCTGAAGTCCACGGCGCAGTGA
- a CDS encoding LacI family DNA-binding transcriptional regulator, with amino-acid sequence MPPAQRHPTMADVAERAGVSTSTVSRTLRGLTTVSPEVRARVEQAARELNFAVSRQAASLVTGKTGTVAVLVPTLNAWFMGSALSSLAPVLRTAGMELTVYVIPDLAERAAFFDRLPARRNADALLVFSFDLTEEETDRLDTLGMPVIYVSQHVDGRPSVYVDDVAGALHGTRHLFNLGHRRIAFIKTVGASGFSFSSNERLVGYQQALAEAGIPRDDDLVAALPVGDERATTEALGRLLSLREPPTAIFAEQDEVAIAVIRALRRTHIDIPTQMSVLGFDDQPVADWFDLSTIAQSPSDLGREAGRLALQLIDGSEADHKRHIVLPTHLIPRATTAPFDRGERAADGELPHA; translated from the coding sequence ATGCCACCAGCTCAGCGACACCCCACGATGGCTGACGTCGCCGAACGGGCCGGGGTGTCCACCTCCACCGTCTCGCGGACCCTGCGCGGCCTGACCACCGTCTCGCCGGAGGTCCGCGCCCGTGTCGAGCAGGCCGCCCGCGAGCTGAACTTCGCCGTCTCCCGCCAGGCTGCAAGCCTTGTCACGGGCAAGACGGGGACCGTGGCGGTGCTCGTCCCCACTCTCAACGCGTGGTTCATGGGCTCGGCCCTCTCCAGCCTGGCTCCGGTGCTGCGGACCGCGGGCATGGAGCTGACCGTCTACGTGATCCCCGACCTCGCCGAGCGCGCCGCGTTCTTCGACCGGCTCCCCGCCCGCCGGAACGCCGACGCGCTGCTGGTCTTCTCCTTCGACCTCACCGAGGAGGAGACCGACCGGCTGGACACACTCGGCATGCCGGTCATCTACGTCAGCCAGCACGTCGACGGCCGCCCCAGCGTGTACGTCGACGACGTCGCCGGCGCCCTGCACGGCACCCGGCACCTGTTCAACCTCGGCCACCGCCGGATCGCGTTCATCAAGACGGTGGGCGCCAGCGGCTTCTCCTTCAGCTCCAACGAGCGGCTGGTCGGCTACCAGCAGGCACTCGCCGAAGCGGGCATCCCGCGCGACGACGACCTGGTGGCCGCCCTGCCGGTCGGCGACGAACGGGCCACCACAGAAGCGCTCGGCAGGCTGCTGAGCCTGCGCGAGCCGCCCACCGCGATCTTCGCCGAACAGGACGAGGTCGCCATCGCCGTCATCCGGGCGCTGCGCCGGACGCACATCGACATCCCCACGCAGATGTCCGTCCTCGGCTTCGACGACCAGCCGGTGGCCGACTGGTTCGACCTGTCCACCATCGCGCAGTCGCCCTCGGACCTCGGCCGCGAGGCCGGCCGGCTGGCCCTGCAGCTCATCGACGGCTCGGAGGCGGACCACAAGCGGCACATCGTGCTGCCCACCCACCTGATCCCACGGGCCACCACCGCGCCCTTCGACCGGGGCGAGCGGGCGGCCGACGGAGAACTTCCGCACGCCTGA
- a CDS encoding inorganic phosphate transporter: MDHITFLVAVVIVTALAFDFTNGFHDTANAMATSIATGALTPRVAVLVSGILNIAGAFLSTEVARTISGGIVDDTLVSPAMIFAGLVGAILWNLVTWLAGLPSSSSHALFGGLIGAVWVGAGSHGVHFGKVADKVLIPAVASPVVAGVAALVASYLAYKLSARARQDSVTKGFRLGQIASASLVSLAHGTNDAQKTMGVITLTLISAGALGHDAGPPVWVIGAAGVAIGLGTYLGGWRIIRTMGKGLAEIQSPQGFAAETASTTVILTSAHLGFALSTTQVASGSILGAGLGRRLAEVRWGVAGRMVLAWLITLPAAALVGGLAASVVKHGGNLGTAVIAVVAVALAGAIVAASRRNPVRADNVNDHHEVTLRNPAPPHVGTAA; encoded by the coding sequence ATGGACCACATCACGTTCCTCGTGGCGGTCGTCATCGTCACGGCACTGGCGTTCGACTTCACGAACGGGTTCCACGACACCGCGAACGCGATGGCGACCTCCATCGCCACCGGCGCGCTCACACCGCGTGTCGCGGTTCTGGTCAGCGGGATCCTCAACATCGCGGGCGCCTTTCTGTCCACCGAGGTGGCCAGGACCATCTCCGGCGGAATCGTGGACGACACCCTGGTCAGCCCGGCGATGATCTTCGCGGGGCTGGTCGGCGCGATCCTGTGGAACCTGGTGACCTGGCTCGCCGGACTCCCCTCCAGCTCCTCCCACGCCCTCTTCGGCGGACTGATCGGCGCGGTCTGGGTCGGCGCGGGCTCCCACGGCGTGCACTTCGGCAAGGTGGCCGACAAGGTGCTGATCCCGGCCGTCGCCTCGCCGGTGGTGGCCGGCGTGGCCGCCCTGGTCGCCTCCTACCTCGCCTACAAGCTCTCCGCCCGCGCCCGCCAGGACTCGGTGACCAAGGGCTTCCGCCTGGGCCAGATCGCCTCAGCGTCCCTGGTGTCCCTCGCGCACGGCACCAACGACGCGCAGAAGACCATGGGCGTCATCACGCTGACCCTGATCTCGGCGGGCGCGCTCGGCCACGACGCCGGCCCGCCGGTGTGGGTGATCGGCGCGGCGGGTGTCGCCATCGGCCTCGGCACCTACCTGGGCGGCTGGCGGATCATCCGGACCATGGGCAAGGGGCTGGCGGAGATCCAGTCACCGCAGGGCTTCGCCGCGGAGACGGCCTCCACGACCGTGATCCTCACCTCGGCCCATCTGGGCTTCGCGCTGTCCACGACCCAGGTCGCCTCGGGCAGCATCCTGGGCGCCGGTCTCGGCCGCCGCCTGGCGGAGGTCCGCTGGGGCGTGGCCGGCCGCATGGTGCTGGCCTGGCTGATCACCCTGCCCGCCGCCGCGCTCGTCGGCGGCCTCGCGGCGAGCGTGGTCAAGCACGGCGGCAACCTCGGTACGGCGGTCATCGCCGTTGTCGCCGTGGCCCTCGCCGGCGCCATCGTCGCCGCGTCCCGCCGCAACCCGGTGCGCGCCGACAACGTCAACGACCACCACGAGGTCACCCTCCGCAACCCGGCCCCGCCGCACGTCGGCACGGCCGCCTGA
- a CDS encoding helix-turn-helix transcriptional regulator: MTLEDLRRLRRVRDRMDREYAEPLDMTELARGAHMSPGHFQRSFRKAFGETPYSYLMTRRIERAKALLRRGDLTVTEVCLAVGCTSLGSFSSRFTELVGETPSAYRARDHEESAVIPSCVARTFTRPRRRPY, from the coding sequence GTGACCCTGGAGGACCTCAGACGACTGCGCCGGGTGCGCGACCGCATGGACCGCGAGTACGCCGAGCCGCTCGACATGACCGAGCTGGCCCGGGGCGCCCATATGTCACCGGGCCACTTCCAGCGCAGCTTCCGCAAGGCGTTCGGGGAGACGCCGTACAGCTATCTGATGACCCGCAGGATCGAGCGGGCCAAGGCGCTGCTGCGCCGCGGTGACCTCACGGTGACCGAGGTGTGCCTCGCCGTGGGCTGTACGTCACTCGGCTCCTTCAGCTCCCGCTTCACCGAGCTGGTCGGGGAGACCCCGAGCGCCTACCGGGCCCGCGACCACGAGGAGAGCGCGGTGATCCCGTCCTGCGTGGCCCGTACGTTCACCCGACCCCGCCGCCGGCCGTACTGA
- a CDS encoding glycoside hydrolase family 13 protein produces the protein MPGTAPWWRSAVIYQVYIRSFADGNGDGVGDIAGIRSRLPYLKSLGVDALWINPWYKSPMADHGYDVADYRAIDPLFGSVEEAERLIEEAHRHGIRIIPDMVPNHTSDQHAWFQAALAAGPGSPERDRYVFRPGRGPDGDRPPNDWVSCFGGPAWTRLPDGDWYLHLFAPQQPDLNWQHPQVRAEFESVLRFWFARGVDGFRIDVAHGLIKHPELPDLPPRPAGVGRRNRHLDHPHWDRDEVHDVYRAWRKVADEFPGDRCFVAEAWADTPERLAAYVRADGLHTAFNFDFLMSSWDPKDLRTVIDESLAMLGAVGAPATWVLSNHDVMRHASRYGRRSAKRWVANERYEPEGPLDLELGTRRARAAALLMLALPGGAYIYQGEELGLPEVEDLPEAVLQDPVWERSGHTDRGRDGCRVPIPWSGRTAPYGFSPEDASAAPWLPQPADWAARTVEAQTGDETSMLELYRTALRRRREHPALGDGTLTWLDAPAGVLAFRRDPGFVCVVNLSTEPYPLPAHTTILLASGPVENGLLGPDQAAWLAV, from the coding sequence ATGCCCGGTACCGCACCGTGGTGGCGCAGCGCCGTCATCTACCAGGTCTACATCCGCAGCTTCGCCGACGGCAACGGCGACGGCGTCGGCGACATCGCCGGCATCCGCTCCCGTCTGCCGTACCTCAAGTCGCTCGGCGTCGACGCCCTGTGGATCAACCCGTGGTACAAGTCGCCGATGGCGGACCACGGTTACGACGTGGCCGACTACCGCGCGATCGACCCGCTGTTCGGCAGCGTGGAGGAAGCCGAGCGGCTCATCGAGGAGGCCCACCGGCACGGGATCCGCATCATCCCCGACATGGTGCCCAACCACACCTCCGACCAGCATGCCTGGTTCCAGGCGGCGTTGGCGGCCGGCCCGGGCAGCCCGGAACGCGACCGCTACGTCTTCCGCCCCGGCCGCGGCCCGGACGGCGACCGGCCGCCGAACGACTGGGTCTCCTGCTTCGGCGGCCCGGCCTGGACCCGGCTGCCGGACGGCGACTGGTACCTGCACCTGTTCGCCCCGCAGCAGCCCGACCTGAACTGGCAACACCCCCAGGTACGGGCCGAGTTCGAGTCGGTCCTGAGGTTCTGGTTCGCCCGGGGCGTGGACGGCTTCCGCATCGACGTGGCACACGGCCTGATCAAGCACCCCGAGCTGCCCGACCTGCCGCCGCGCCCGGCCGGGGTCGGCCGGCGCAACCGGCACCTCGACCACCCCCACTGGGACCGCGACGAGGTCCACGACGTCTACCGTGCCTGGCGCAAGGTGGCCGACGAGTTCCCCGGCGACCGGTGCTTCGTCGCCGAGGCGTGGGCCGACACCCCCGAACGGCTGGCCGCCTACGTCCGCGCGGACGGTCTGCACACCGCGTTCAACTTCGACTTCCTGATGTCGAGTTGGGACCCGAAGGACCTGCGTACGGTCATCGACGAGTCCCTCGCCATGCTCGGCGCGGTCGGCGCGCCCGCCACCTGGGTGCTCTCCAACCACGACGTCATGCGCCACGCCAGCCGGTACGGCCGCAGGTCGGCCAAGCGCTGGGTGGCAAACGAGCGTTACGAACCCGAAGGCCCCCTCGACCTGGAACTGGGCACCCGCCGCGCCCGCGCCGCCGCCCTGCTGATGCTCGCCCTGCCCGGCGGCGCCTACATCTACCAGGGCGAGGAACTCGGCCTGCCCGAGGTGGAGGACCTGCCCGAGGCGGTGCTGCAGGACCCGGTCTGGGAACGCTCCGGCCACACCGACCGGGGCCGCGACGGCTGCCGGGTGCCGATCCCCTGGTCCGGGCGGACCGCACCGTACGGCTTCAGCCCCGAGGACGCCTCGGCCGCGCCCTGGCTGCCGCAGCCGGCGGACTGGGCCGCACGTACCGTCGAGGCGCAGACCGGCGACGAGACCTCCATGCTGGAGCTCTACCGCACCGCCCTGCGCCGGCGCCGCGAGCACCCCGCCCTCGGCGACGGCACCCTCACCTGGCTGGACGCCCCCGCGGGAGTCCTCGCCTTCCGCCGCGACCCCGGCTTCGTCTGCGTGGTCAACCTCTCCACGGAGCCGTATCCGCTGCCCGCCCACACCACGATCCTGCTGGCCAGCGGGCCTGTGGAGAACGGCCTACTGGGTCCCGACCAGGCGGCTTGGCTGGCGGTGTAG
- a CDS encoding VOC family protein yields MDVKLKQCFIAVDDHDKALAFYRDVLGLEVRNDVGFEGMRWVTLGSPLQPDVEIVLEPPGANPDASPADRQALAELLAKGMLRGVIFTTEDCDALYERVRESGADVLQEPTDQPYGVRDCAFRDPAGNQLRFLQRPAQ; encoded by the coding sequence ATGGACGTGAAACTCAAGCAGTGTTTCATCGCGGTGGACGACCATGACAAGGCGCTCGCCTTCTACCGTGACGTGCTCGGCCTGGAGGTCCGCAACGACGTGGGCTTCGAGGGCATGCGCTGGGTGACGCTGGGCTCGCCGCTCCAGCCGGACGTCGAGATCGTGCTGGAGCCGCCCGGCGCGAACCCGGACGCCTCCCCCGCCGACCGCCAGGCGCTGGCGGAGCTGCTGGCCAAGGGCATGCTGCGGGGTGTGATCTTCACGACCGAGGACTGCGACGCGCTGTACGAGCGGGTGCGGGAGTCCGGCGCCGATGTGCTCCAGGAGCCCACGGACCAGCCGTACGGGGTGCGCGACTGCGCCTTCCGTGATCCGGCGGGCAACCAGCTGCGCTTCCTCCAGCGGCCCGCGCAGTGA
- a CDS encoding carbohydrate ABC transporter permease, producing the protein MTTTAKWRGRLLYAGVVAVVAYCLAPFYWMLVSSLRRTSDIFDTSLVPSPVSFDNYRSLFGASQGFTRALLNSLVVAGTTTVLALLLATFTAYAMARLEFRFKRLILTLIIATSMFPVVSIVVPLLKLFTDIGWINTYQAMIVPSMSFALPLAVWNLTTFFRQMPHELEHAAMVDGCTRGQAFRKIVIPLAAPGIFTTAIITFIAAWNEFLIALSMTNRPDMQTAPVAISKFTGATTYETPFGSQMAAGVLVTIPLVVMVLLFQRRIVAGLTAGAAK; encoded by the coding sequence ATGACGACCACGGCGAAATGGCGCGGCCGGCTGCTGTACGCGGGGGTCGTCGCGGTGGTGGCCTACTGCCTGGCCCCGTTCTACTGGATGCTGGTCTCCAGCCTGCGCCGCACCTCCGACATCTTCGACACCTCGCTCGTGCCCTCCCCGGTGTCGTTCGACAACTACCGGTCGCTGTTCGGCGCCTCCCAGGGCTTCACCCGGGCACTGCTCAACAGCCTGGTCGTCGCAGGGACCACCACCGTGCTGGCGCTGCTGCTGGCCACGTTCACCGCCTACGCGATGGCCCGGCTGGAGTTCCGCTTCAAGCGGCTGATCCTGACCCTGATCATCGCCACCTCGATGTTCCCGGTGGTGTCGATCGTGGTCCCGTTGCTGAAGCTGTTCACGGACATCGGCTGGATCAACACCTACCAGGCCATGATCGTGCCGAGCATGTCCTTCGCGCTGCCGCTGGCGGTGTGGAACCTGACCACGTTCTTCCGGCAGATGCCACACGAGCTGGAGCACGCCGCCATGGTCGACGGCTGCACCCGGGGCCAGGCCTTCCGTAAGATCGTCATCCCGCTCGCCGCGCCGGGCATCTTCACCACCGCGATCATCACGTTCATCGCCGCCTGGAACGAGTTCCTCATCGCCCTGTCGATGACCAACCGGCCGGACATGCAGACCGCACCGGTCGCCATCTCCAAGTTCACCGGCGCCACGACGTACGAGACCCCGTTCGGCAGCCAGATGGCCGCGGGCGTCCTCGTCACGATCCCGCTGGTGGTCATGGTGCTGCTCTTCCAGCGCCGCATCGTCGCCGGCCTGACGGCCGGTGCCGCGAAGTAG
- a CDS encoding EF-hand domain-containing protein — protein MGRTTVAAATVARGRIFAMMDADGDGIISAHDYLSRVDRAVWATGRSEDDPLVVAARAQAHKAWGAMDANGDGKLTFEEYDAWVGADKFDNVCRFALGALFDLADADGDGALDQTAFTLLRTALNNAPDSAAAAFHALDADGDGRVGRDEYLASIRSYVIGAPSPMGEALY, from the coding sequence GTGGGCCGTACCACCGTTGCAGCCGCCACCGTCGCGAGAGGGCGCATCTTCGCCATGATGGACGCGGACGGGGACGGGATCATCTCGGCGCACGACTACCTCTCCCGGGTCGACCGGGCCGTCTGGGCCACGGGCCGTTCGGAGGACGACCCGCTCGTCGTCGCCGCCCGCGCACAAGCCCACAAGGCATGGGGGGCGATGGACGCGAACGGCGACGGGAAGCTGACCTTCGAGGAATACGACGCATGGGTCGGCGCCGACAAGTTCGACAACGTCTGCCGGTTCGCCCTGGGCGCGCTGTTCGACCTCGCCGATGCCGACGGGGACGGCGCCCTGGACCAGACCGCATTCACGCTGCTGCGCACCGCGCTGAACAATGCGCCCGACAGCGCCGCTGCCGCGTTCCACGCACTGGATGCCGACGGCGACGGCCGGGTGGGGCGTGACGAGTACCTGGCGTCGATCCGCTCCTACGTCATCGGCGCCCCCTCCCCCATGGGCGAGGCCCTGTATTAG
- a CDS encoding DUF952 domain-containing protein → MPKPPRIFHITERSLWEAARERGTYEVSTRGRTLQEEGFIHCSTREQLPRIAEFLYGGYDGPDELVVLVVDPALVGAPVKYEAVEPGGEEFPHVYGPVPADAVVDVESWG, encoded by the coding sequence ATGCCGAAACCGCCCCGCATCTTCCACATCACCGAACGCTCCCTGTGGGAGGCGGCACGCGAGCGCGGCACCTACGAGGTGTCGACCCGTGGCCGCACCCTGCAGGAGGAGGGTTTCATCCACTGCTCCACCCGCGAACAGCTCCCGCGCATCGCCGAGTTCCTCTACGGCGGCTACGACGGCCCGGACGAGCTGGTCGTGCTGGTCGTGGACCCGGCCCTGGTCGGCGCGCCGGTGAAGTACGAGGCCGTGGAGCCCGGCGGGGAGGAATTCCCGCATGTGTACGGCCCGGTGCCGGCCGACGCCGTGGTGGACGTGGAGTCCTGGGGGTGA